One Nitrospira sp. MA-1 genomic window, AGATTCCTGCGGGATTTGCAGTAAACATGGCTGCTTGAATTGCACCTGCGAATAAGTTTTCACGCCCCATTGCACGAAGCCTCCCGCTTCCCTCCTCATCTTTGTTTTACTAGAATTCCTTCCCTTTTCAACAGGTAAATTGTCCCAATGGAATGTTCAAAAAGGTCCGTCCAGCAAGGCCGCAGCCTCTTGAACGGGCGGAGCGTACGAAGGAGTACGTGAGCACGGCCAAGGGGTGAGAACGCCGCTGGCGGCCTTTTTCAACATTCCCAACTGTAAGAATCGAGGTAGGGCTCCGTCTATATAAACAAACGGGGCATGTCGGACACAGAACGTGACATGCCCCACACACAAACAAATTCCAACAAACGGAGGTTCCCATGGAAGATCTCACACTCACGATTCAAGGCATGAGCTGCGGTCATTGCGTTCAAGGCATCACCAACATCCTATCCAATTTGAAGGGTGTGAAGGTGGATCAGGTGAAAATTGGTGAGGCCACCCTTGGCTTTTATCCTCAAACCATCACACCAGAAGAAATTATTTACGCGATCGAGGAGGAAGGCTATAAAGCCCGGCTCAATGTGGAGGCCGTATGAGCACCATTGAATGGACCGTCATCATCGGTGGACTGACCGCGATTGTCTGGGTCAATTGGTACTTCTTCATGGCCCAGGCCATGGCGGGTAAGCGAATTCAGAACACCGAAGAAACCAGGCAATCATCCAAGCGGTGAACGGGAAATGAACCTTCGTTCTGCCGATTTTGTCATCCTGAGCCCCTGGCGAAGGATCTGTGCCCAGGTGCAGATATCTAGGCTGAGCGAGATCCTTCGCTTCATTCACTCAGGATGACAGAGTTCCTCAGGATGACAGCAGGGTGAGAGCTGAACCGAGGCAGTCGTATTTTTTTAATACCTGAATATTGAAATCACATGGTACCCACTTCACATCGAGCAACAAGAATAAGGAGACGTACATGAACACCGTCATCGCAAAAACAGAGAGAACACGATCGCATCCTCCCAGGAGGAAACGAGACGAACCGCCTGACATGGCCCCAACCCGGAAAGTGAGTCTCTCGGTCGGCGGGATGACCTGCGCCGCCTGCCAAATCCGCGTGCAACGCGCGCTGGACAAGGAACCCGGCGTCCTTCAGGCCTCAGTCAATCTCATGTTGAAATCGGCCGAGGTAACTTACGATCCCGGCACCACGAGCGCGGATTCGGTCAGACAGGCCATTACCCAGACCGGGTATAAAGCGGAGATCAATTCCCCCGACCACATGGACCAGGATGAGCAGGCCCAACAGGAACAGACTCAAGCTCAGGAATTTCGATCATTTCGCAACAAGGCGATTGTCAGCGGGATACTCGGGGTGGTCGCCATGGTGCTCTCCATGCCGCTCATGAGTTCCGGACCCACACACGCGCACGATGGGGTGACCGATCCGTTCATGCAATGGATTATGGGATGGATGACACCCTTCCTTAGATCATTCGCCCCCGGGCTCTATTCAGTGGATACGGCTTGGCTCTCGGTAACCCTGCTCGCCATGACCATCTTCGTCATGACCTGGGCAGGCAGGCATTTTTATACGCGGGCCTGGGCGGCCTTCCGCCACCATTCGGCCGACATGAATACCCTGGTGGCGGTTGGCACCGGGGCAGCCTTTCTCTTCTCCCTTCTGGCCACCCTCGCGCCGGAGATCTTTCTCAGCCGGGGCATGGCGCCGGAACTCTATTATGAGGCCGTCATCATGATCATTGCGTTGATCCTGACGGGAAATGCCCTTGAATCAAGAGCCAAGCGCCAAACATCAGCGGCCTTGCGAAAACTCATGACGCTTCAACCCCGAACCGCCCGGATCATCCGGGACGGCCGGGAACGGCAGATTCCGGTGGAAGAAATGCGAACCGGAGACACGGTGCTGGTCCGCCCAGGGGAACGCATCCCCGTGGATGGCACTTTGCTCGCCGGAACCAGCTCAGTCGACGAATCGATGCTGACGGGAGAATCCATGCCCGTCGACAAAAAACCCGGCGATCGCCTGATCGGGGGAACCATGAATACCACCGGCGCGTTTCAATATCACGCCACGACTTTGGGCACAGACAGTGTCCTCTCTCGCATTGTGCAACTCATGCGCGAGGCCCAGGGGTCCCGCGCACCAATTCAAAAACTGGCCGACCGTGTCAGCGGAATCTTTGTCCCCGTGGTCCTGTCGTTGGCGATTGCCACATTTATGGTGTGGTTTGTCATGGCGGATACTGCCCCTGCGATACGCGCCCTGGTCGCCGCCGTGTCGGTGCTGATCATCGCCTGCCCCTGTGCAATGGGATTGGCGGTGCCCACAGCCGTCATGGTGGCCACCGGAAAAGGAGCCGAACTGGGCGTACTCATTAAAGGTGGAGAAGCGCTCCAACGGGCCAGCCAGGTCACGACCATCGTCATGGACAAAACCGGTACGCTCACCGAAGGACAACCGGCCGTCACCGAAATTCTCTCCGCCCCCGGCACCACACATTCCTCCCAAGAAATCCTTCGTCTGGTCGCCTCAGTGGAAAGTTCGTCGGAACATCCGCTTGGCCAAGCCATCGTGCGGCATGCCGCAATCAGGAAAAACTCCTTACTCCCGGTGCACGCGTTTCAAGCGATGACCGGGCGAGGCGCCGTAGGTATGGTTGAGGGACGAAAGGTCGCAGTAGGGAATCTCGCACTCATGTCTGAGTTGGACATTCAGACCACCGCCATCCAACAGGATGTCGAGCGATTCGCCAGAGAAGGAAAAACCCCCGTGTATGTGGCCATCGACGGAATCGTGGCGGCCTTAGTGGCCATCGCGGACCCACTGAAAGCCTCTTCTCGCGAGGTGGTTGACCGCCTGCACCGGCTGGGGTATCAGGTCACGATGCTCACTGGCGATCACCAACGAACGGCAGAAGCGGTGGCACGAATGGCCGGAATCGCACGGGTGGTGGCGGGTGTCTTACCGGAAGGAAAGGTGGCGGAAATTACGCGGCTCCAATCGGCAGGAGAAGTCGTCGCCATGGTCGGTGACGGAATGAACGACGCACCCGCCCTCGCCCAAGCGGATATCGGCATCGCCATGGGAGCGGGATCCGATATCGCCATTGAGGCCAGCGATGTCGCGCTCATGCGCAATGATCTGCGAGCAGTCGGGTCTGCCATCGAGTTGGCCCGGCAGACCATGAAGACCATGAAGCAAAATTTATTCTGGGCTTTTATCTATAATGTGGTAGGCATTCCGATTGCGGCCGGTATCCTCTATCCCATCTGGGGCATTATGCTCAGCCCTATCCTGGCCAGTGCGGCCATGGCCCTAAGCTCAGTCAGTGTCGTCACCAACAGCCTCCGGCTCCGCATGTGGTCGCCGGAGAACTGAGCCTCGAAAGTCAACTTGAGGGACACCAGGCAGCCGGGAAGAAACGGACCCGTTTCCTCCCGGCTTTCTACGACAAGGAGACCGTAAAACTCTTGTCATCCTAAGTGGAACGAAGGATCTCGCTTAGCCGGTAGATCTACAGAAGACATAGAGCATAGTTCCCGTACTTGGCTTCAGGAAATGGAGCCAACGATTTTCAGCTCTCACAACATCATTCTGTTTGGCATGTTGTCTCCACATATCTCGAATCCTTTTCAATGGTGTCGACAGGCGATGCCACACAACGGGTTCACTCCTTTGCCCTCCTCACAAGGCCCGCCATATGTCACGTGTCTAACCTTTTCGTCTTTTTTTCCTTCCCAAACCATATTTTTCCCCTTCTGGCGGAAGCTGAAGACCTTCGCCTACCTTGGAAGGTACGCCCATTTGATACAATTATGGGTTACCCCTAATCAGAGCAAATATGACTTCTTTCACACCTGAAACCGCATTGATCAAAATGACCCCCTACGGCCTGTACTGTCCCCAGGGGAGGTTTTACATCGATCCGGTCCGAGGACCGATCGAGCGGGCCGTCATCACCCATGGACATGCCGATCATGCCAGAAATGTCGCCGAGACCTACTTCACCACCTTTGGATCGTCACCGATTTTGCAGAAACGTTTGTCCAACGACATTTCTTTGCATACGGTTTCCTATGGGGAACCATTTACTCTTGGGGAAACCACAGTCAGTTTGCACCCGGCCGGCCATATTTTGGGTTCGGCTCAGGTCCGCGTGGAGCATCAAGGAGAGGTGTGGGTGGTGACCGGGGATTTCAAACGGGACCACGATCCGACCTGTCAGCCGTTTGAGGTCGTTCCCTGCGATACGTTGATCAGCGAAGCCACGTTTGCCCTTCCGATTTATCGTTGGCCCCCCGCCGGGCAGGTGGCCCGGGACATCCTGGCGTGGTGGGACGAAAACATCGAACTCCACCAGGTCTCGGTTTTGTTCTGTTACGCATTGGGGAAGGCACAGCGCGTGTTGGCTGAGCTCAAAAAACTCACCGACCGCAGAGTGTTTCTGCATGGTGCCATCTTACCCATCGTGGATATCTATCGAGAAGCGGGCATTCCCATGGTGCCGGCGGAGAAAATCGACCTCCAAAACAAACGGGACTATGCCGGTGAAATGATTCTGGCTCCTCCCGGCGCGCTGGGATCGCCATGGATGCGACGGTTTAAAGGCGCTCAGACCGGCTTTTGTTCAGGCTGGATGCGGGTACGCGGCAATCGCCGTCGCCGCGGGTATGATCGGGGCTTTGTCCTGTCCGATCACGCAGACTGGCCATCGCTGCTGCAAACGTTTGAGGACAGCCGAGCGAGCCGTATCCAACTGCATCATGGGTATTCCGATATTTTGGTCCGATACCTCGGAGAGCAGGGCGTGGATGCGATCAGCCTGGGATCACCTTTTGCGGACCTGGAGTCGGGATGAAACGGTTTGCCAACCTTTACCGGGCTTTGGATCAGACCACCTCGACAAACGGCAAACTCACAGCCCTGCGCCGGTATTTTGAGTCGGTCCCCCCGGCGGATGCCGCCTGGGCGCTGTATTTTCTGTCCGGCCGCCGGTTCAAGCGAAAGGTGGGACCGGCCAACTTGAGGCAATGGATGATCGAGGCCTCGAATCTTCCGGCCTGGTTGGTGGAGGAAACGTACGCCAGTGTCGGGGACCTGGCTGAAACTGCGGCACTACTGACCGATACCCGAGCGCCAACTTCAATCAAACATTCCCTATCGGAATGGATGGAGAAAGAAATGCTGGTGTTAGGCATGGAACCTCCTGACCAACAACGACGGCGGATCCAAAGTTGGTGGCAATATCTTGATTACGATACGTGCTATTTGGTGAATAAACTCCTGACCGGCTCGCTCCGGGTTGGCGTCTCCCATCTTCTCGTCGCCCGCGCATTAGCCGACAGCGCCAATTTACCGCGGCCGGTCATTCTGCACCGGCTGATGGGCCATTGGGAACCGACCCCGCAATTTTATGACCAATTGATCGCTCCGGATGACGGCTCCACCGATCATTCCCGCCCGTACCCTTTTTGCCTGGCCAGCCCCTTTGAGCAACAGAAAACTCCTCATGAGCTGAAGGCGCAATTGGGCGACTCGCGCGAGTGGTTGGTGGAATGGAAGTGGGATGGCATCCGAGCTCAACTCTTGCGACGGCCTGGGGCATGTTACATCTGGACCCGCGGAGAAGAACTGGTCACTGATCGCTATCCTGAAGTGAGGGACGCCGCGTATGGATTACCTGATGGGACCGTGCTCGACGGAGAAATTCTGGCCTGGTCCGAGGAAACGGGCGTCATGCCCTTTACGATCCTGCAACGCCGGCTTGGCCGCAAGACGGTCGGCAAAAAACTGCTGCAGGACATTCCCATTTGTTTCATGGCGTATGACCTCATCGAGCATGAAGGCCAGGACATGCGTCAGCATACGACGACGGAACGGCGTGCCCTGCTGGACACGCTCCTCGATCAAGCCGGACCGGTCCTGAAAATTTCGCCGCTGCTGTCTGCAGCCAGCTGGGAGGAGGCCGCACAGTTGCAGACGCAATCGCGGGAACGA contains:
- a CDS encoding cation transporter; this translates as MEDLTLTIQGMSCGHCVQGITNILSNLKGVKVDQVKIGEATLGFYPQTITPEEIIYAIEEEGYKARLNVEAV
- a CDS encoding heavy metal translocating P-type ATPase, translating into MNTVIAKTERTRSHPPRRKRDEPPDMAPTRKVSLSVGGMTCAACQIRVQRALDKEPGVLQASVNLMLKSAEVTYDPGTTSADSVRQAITQTGYKAEINSPDHMDQDEQAQQEQTQAQEFRSFRNKAIVSGILGVVAMVLSMPLMSSGPTHAHDGVTDPFMQWIMGWMTPFLRSFAPGLYSVDTAWLSVTLLAMTIFVMTWAGRHFYTRAWAAFRHHSADMNTLVAVGTGAAFLFSLLATLAPEIFLSRGMAPELYYEAVIMIIALILTGNALESRAKRQTSAALRKLMTLQPRTARIIRDGRERQIPVEEMRTGDTVLVRPGERIPVDGTLLAGTSSVDESMLTGESMPVDKKPGDRLIGGTMNTTGAFQYHATTLGTDSVLSRIVQLMREAQGSRAPIQKLADRVSGIFVPVVLSLAIATFMVWFVMADTAPAIRALVAAVSVLIIACPCAMGLAVPTAVMVATGKGAELGVLIKGGEALQRASQVTTIVMDKTGTLTEGQPAVTEILSAPGTTHSSQEILRLVASVESSSEHPLGQAIVRHAAIRKNSLLPVHAFQAMTGRGAVGMVEGRKVAVGNLALMSELDIQTTAIQQDVERFAREGKTPVYVAIDGIVAALVAIADPLKASSREVVDRLHRLGYQVTMLTGDHQRTAEAVARMAGIARVVAGVLPEGKVAEITRLQSAGEVVAMVGDGMNDAPALAQADIGIAMGAGSDIAIEASDVALMRNDLRAVGSAIELARQTMKTMKQNLFWAFIYNVVGIPIAAGILYPIWGIMLSPILASAAMALSSVSVVTNSLRLRMWSPEN
- a CDS encoding ligase-associated DNA damage response exonuclease is translated as MTSFTPETALIKMTPYGLYCPQGRFYIDPVRGPIERAVITHGHADHARNVAETYFTTFGSSPILQKRLSNDISLHTVSYGEPFTLGETTVSLHPAGHILGSAQVRVEHQGEVWVVTGDFKRDHDPTCQPFEVVPCDTLISEATFALPIYRWPPAGQVARDILAWWDENIELHQVSVLFCYALGKAQRVLAELKKLTDRRVFLHGAILPIVDIYREAGIPMVPAEKIDLQNKRDYAGEMILAPPGALGSPWMRRFKGAQTGFCSGWMRVRGNRRRRGYDRGFVLSDHADWPSLLQTFEDSRASRIQLHHGYSDILVRYLGEQGVDAISLGSPFADLESG
- a CDS encoding ATP-dependent DNA ligase; this encodes MKRFANLYRALDQTTSTNGKLTALRRYFESVPPADAAWALYFLSGRRFKRKVGPANLRQWMIEASNLPAWLVEETYASVGDLAETAALLTDTRAPTSIKHSLSEWMEKEMLVLGMEPPDQQRRRIQSWWQYLDYDTCYLVNKLLTGSLRVGVSHLLVARALADSANLPRPVILHRLMGHWEPTPQFYDQLIAPDDGSTDHSRPYPFCLASPFEQQKTPHELKAQLGDSREWLVEWKWDGIRAQLLRRPGACYIWTRGEELVTDRYPEVRDAAYGLPDGTVLDGEILAWSEETGVMPFTILQRRLGRKTVGKKLLQDIPICFMAYDLIEHEGQDMRQHTTTERRALLDTLLDQAGPVLKISPLLSAASWEEAAQLQTQSRERLVEGLMLKHRNAMYEVGRRRGHWWKWKITPHTLDTVMMYAQPGHGRRANLYTDYTFGVWQDQELVPIAKAYSGLSNEEIYELDKWIRQNTLKRFGPVRSVKPEQVFELAFEAINRSSRHKSGVALRFPRIARWRRDLHPKDADSLADVHSLPGTGQA